The Thermus hydrothermalis genome window below encodes:
- a CDS encoding ABC transporter permease, with protein sequence MVPILRERPNRYDLLALGLTLGLLALFLRASQEAAGPFAPTPIALDPIHLPGYALRTAFRMGLALILSTFFTFLYAPLAAKTRLEPLLVALLDILQSVPILGFLAASVGTLAGLFPGRALGYELAAVFAVFTSQAWNMAFSFYQALKTVPRELDEAARLFRLTPWQRFWRLELPFALPGLVWNAMMSMSGGWFFVVASEAIAVGKTEVDLPGIGSYMASALAQGNLEALALAVLAMLCVIVLYDQLLFRPLVAWSQRFKYEERAGQEPTRSWVLDFLRRTRTVRGLAERGADWALEALLRYERRLRPPRPLRLPTWPLYAALALLALWGLAALFATLRPLSLAEVAHAFALGFFTLLRVLGVMLLASVVWVPVGILLGQRPRLAVRVQALLQFLAAFPANLLYPFFAYLLLRFHLSLEVFSAFLMALGTQWYILFNVMAGSMAVPGDLKEAARGFGLRGWALWRRLLLPACFPFLVTGLITASGGTWNASIVAEVVTWHGKTLEATGLGSYIARWTLAEGQGPHLLLGIAVMSLYVVALNRLVWRRLYRLAEERYRL encoded by the coding sequence ATGGTACCCATCCTGCGCGAGCGGCCCAACCGCTACGACCTCTTGGCCCTGGGCCTCACCCTGGGGCTCCTCGCCCTCTTCCTGAGGGCCTCCCAGGAAGCGGCGGGCCCCTTTGCCCCGACGCCCATCGCCTTAGACCCCATCCACCTACCGGGGTACGCTCTGCGCACCGCCTTCCGCATGGGGCTCGCCCTCATCCTCTCTACCTTCTTCACCTTCCTCTACGCACCCCTGGCGGCCAAGACCCGCCTCGAGCCCCTCCTGGTGGCCCTTTTGGACATTCTCCAGTCGGTGCCCATCCTAGGCTTCCTGGCAGCGTCCGTGGGGACCCTGGCCGGCCTTTTCCCGGGGCGGGCCCTGGGGTACGAGCTGGCGGCCGTGTTCGCCGTCTTCACCTCCCAAGCCTGGAACATGGCCTTCAGCTTCTACCAGGCCTTGAAGACGGTGCCGCGTGAGCTGGACGAGGCCGCCAGGCTTTTCCGCCTCACCCCTTGGCAACGGTTTTGGCGGTTGGAGCTCCCTTTCGCCCTTCCCGGGCTGGTGTGGAACGCCATGATGTCCATGTCCGGGGGCTGGTTTTTCGTGGTGGCCTCGGAGGCCATCGCCGTGGGTAAGACGGAGGTGGACCTGCCCGGGATCGGGTCCTACATGGCCTCCGCCCTGGCCCAGGGCAACCTCGAGGCCTTGGCCCTCGCCGTCTTGGCCATGCTTTGCGTAATCGTCCTCTACGACCAGCTCCTCTTCCGCCCCCTCGTGGCCTGGAGCCAGCGCTTCAAGTACGAGGAAAGGGCCGGACAGGAACCGACGAGGAGCTGGGTGCTGGACTTCTTGCGGCGCACCCGTACCGTGCGGGGCCTTGCGGAAAGGGGAGCGGACTGGGCCCTGGAGGCCCTCCTCCGCTACGAGCGTCGCCTCCGTCCCCCCCGTCCCCTTCGCCTCCCCACCTGGCCCCTCTACGCCGCCCTGGCCCTGCTGGCCCTATGGGGCCTGGCGGCCCTCTTCGCCACCCTCCGCCCCTTGAGCCTCGCCGAGGTGGCCCACGCCTTCGCCCTGGGGTTTTTCACCCTGTTGCGGGTGCTCGGGGTTATGCTCCTCGCCAGCGTGGTCTGGGTTCCCGTGGGCATCCTCCTCGGCCAAAGGCCCCGGCTTGCCGTGCGGGTCCAGGCCCTGTTGCAGTTTTTGGCCGCCTTCCCCGCCAACCTCCTCTACCCCTTCTTCGCCTACCTCCTCCTGCGCTTCCACCTGTCCCTCGAGGTCTTCTCCGCCTTCCTCATGGCCCTGGGCACCCAGTGGTACATCCTCTTCAACGTCATGGCCGGGAGCATGGCGGTTCCCGGGGACCTGAAGGAGGCGGCGCGGGGGTTTGGCCTGCGGGGTTGGGCGCTCTGGCGGCGCCTCCTCCTCCCCGCCTGCTTCCCCTTCCTGGTCACGGGCCTCATCACGGCGAGCGGGGGCACGTGGAACGCCTCCATTGTGGCCGAGGTGGTCACGTGGCATGGGAAGACCCTCGAGGCCACGGGCCTTGGAAGCTACATCGCCCGTTGGACCCTGGCGGAGGGCCAAGGGCCCCACCTCCTCCTCGGCATCGCCGTGATGAGCCTCTACGTGGTGGCCCTAAACCGCCTCGTCTGGCGGCGGCTTTACCGCCTGGCGGAGGAGAGGTACCGCCTATAG
- a CDS encoding DUF1634 domain-containing protein, whose amino-acid sequence MRQRNLLALVLRYGVLLAATLLALGGLGHLGILGMAPRVAEGLACAGLYVLVLTPVVRVALSALLFAEEGDWSFVGITLFVLAVLLLSLFGLL is encoded by the coding sequence GTGAGGCAAAGGAACCTCCTTGCCCTCGTGCTCCGCTACGGGGTCCTCCTGGCGGCGACGCTCCTGGCCCTGGGGGGGCTCGGGCACTTGGGGATTCTAGGCATGGCTCCCCGGGTCGCCGAGGGGTTGGCCTGTGCGGGGCTTTACGTTCTCGTCCTCACCCCCGTGGTCCGGGTCGCCCTTTCCGCCCTCCTCTTCGCCGAAGAGGGGGACTGGTCCTTCGTGGGCATCACCCTCTTCGTGCTGGCGGTGCTCCTCCTGAGCCTCTTCGGGCTACTCTGA
- a CDS encoding sulfite exporter TauE/SafE family protein, with the protein MDRVMGLPYKISTTTSNFMIGVTAAASAGLYFRRGYVDPGVALPVVLGVLLGAFWGARLLPASPTPRLRRVFALAIAGLGLEMILEGGKG; encoded by the coding sequence ATGGATCGGGTAATGGGCCTCCCCTACAAGATTTCTACCACCACCTCCAACTTCATGATCGGGGTCACGGCGGCGGCCAGCGCAGGGCTGTACTTCCGCCGGGGCTACGTGGACCCCGGGGTGGCGCTCCCCGTGGTCCTCGGGGTGCTCCTAGGGGCCTTCTGGGGGGCTAGGCTCTTGCCGGCAAGCCCCACGCCCCGGCTTAGGCGGGTGTTCGCCCTGGCCATCGCCGGCCTGGGTTTGGAGATGATCCTAGAAGGGGGTAAGGGGTGA
- a CDS encoding PepSY domain-containing protein, translated as MGAQAPSYQGSIPVQQDYATEAEEASAYQALAKVTAQEAVKVALQALSTTAAPVRVSLGNENGYLVWEVVLAGREVKVDAGTGQVLHREALGKEEGKSAGEHGEESHEGGEGEVEDGP; from the coding sequence ATGGGGGCGCAGGCGCCCAGCTACCAAGGCTCCATCCCTGTACAACAGGACTACGCCACCGAGGCGGAGGAGGCCTCCGCTTACCAGGCTCTGGCCAAGGTGACCGCCCAGGAGGCGGTGAAGGTGGCGCTGCAGGCCCTTTCCACCACGGCGGCCCCTGTGCGGGTGTCCTTGGGGAACGAGAACGGGTACCTGGTGTGGGAGGTGGTCCTGGCGGGCCGAGAGGTCAAGGTGGATGCGGGCACGGGCCAGGTTCTCCACCGGGAGGCCCTGGGCAAGGAGGAGGGGAAGTCCGCCGGGGAGCACGGGGAGGAGAGCCACGAGGGCGGCGAAGGGGAGGTAGAGGACGGGCCGTAG
- a CDS encoding response regulator — protein sequence MRVLLVEDDPRVGEPVQEAPQGEGYAVDWVRTGEEALGLVSAFPYDLAILDVMLPGMDGFALPRRLRGDRGRSWRFAPRWRGGAG from the coding sequence GTGCGTGTCCTCCTGGTAGAGGATGACCCTCGGGTAGGGGAGCCTGTCCAGGAGGCCCCCCAAGGGGAGGGCTACGCCGTGGACTGGGTGAGGACCGGGGAGGAGGCCTTGGGGTTGGTTTCCGCCTTCCCCTACGACCTGGCCATCCTGGACGTGATGCTTCCCGGCATGGACGGCTTTGCCCTCCCGCGAAGGCTCAGGGGGGATCGGGGCCGATCATGGCGTTTTGCACCACGTTGGAGAGGAGGAGCAGGGTGA
- a CDS encoding VIT family protein has product MDPRTLPEDEHRLVLQVVQPGLLGLMDGSVSTLAPLFAAAGLTGNPHSAFLVGIAAALGAALSMGLAEALSDDGKLSGRGHPVLRGSVTGGETFHTLPLLIPHMGVALAPAVVVLVLLAIAWIRYRYMRSPLGATVAQVLVGGGLVFLVGLTLGRLGGG; this is encoded by the coding sequence ATGGACCCCCGCACCCTGCCCGAAGACGAACACCGCCTCGTCCTTCAGGTGGTCCAACCGGGCCTTCTTGGGCTCATGGACGGCTCCGTTTCCACCTTGGCCCCCCTTTTCGCCGCCGCCGGACTCACGGGCAACCCCCATAGCGCCTTCCTGGTGGGAATAGCGGCCGCCTTGGGGGCTGCCCTCTCCATGGGCCTCGCGGAAGCGCTTTCGGACGACGGGAAGCTTTCGGGCCGCGGGCACCCCGTGCTCCGGGGGAGCGTCACCGGAGGGGAAACCTTCCACACCCTGCCCCTCCTCATACCCCACATGGGGGTGGCCCTGGCCCCCGCCGTGGTGGTGTTGGTGCTCCTGGCCATCGCCTGGATCCGCTACCGGTACATGCGTAGCCCCTTGGGGGCCACGGTGGCCCAGGTGTTGGTGGGCGGGGGCCTGGTCTTCCTGGTGGGCCTCACCTTGGGGCGGCTAGGGGGAGGGTAG